Proteins encoded together in one Primulina huaijiensis isolate GDHJ02 unplaced genomic scaffold, ASM1229523v2 scaffold43369, whole genome shotgun sequence window:
- the LOC140970151 gene encoding SNARE-interacting protein KEULE-like isoform X1, which yields MSMSDSDSSSQGGEYKNFRQISRDRLLYEMLRSAKTGDSKSSWKVLIMDKITVKIMSYACKMADITEEGVSLVEDIHKRRQPLPTMDAIYFIQPTKENIVIFLSDMSGRSPLYRKAFIFFSSPVSRELVSHIKKDGTVLSRIGALREMNLEYFSIDSQGFVTDNERALEDLFGDDESSRKGDACLNLMATRIATVFASLKEFPSVRYRAAKSLDPNTMTTFRDLIPTKLAAAIWNCLMKYKSSLPNFPQSETCELIILDRSIDQIAPIIHEWTYDAMCHDLLNMEGNKYVHQVPSKTGGLPEKKEVLLEDHDPIWLELRHSHIADASERLHEKMTNFVSKNKAAQIHGSRDGELSTRDLQKMVQALPQYSEQIEKLSLHVDIAGKLNKLIRELGLKEVGQLEQDLVFGDAATKDLINFLRVKEDVSRENKLRLLMIYAAVYPEKFEDGKIGKLMELARLPMDDMNAVYNMKFLEASSDTKKSSIVPFSLKFDVNKKKHAARKDRPGEESRWQLSRFYPVIEELIEKLSKGELPKNDYPCMNDPSPTFHGTAQGASVRTGQLPPPHSMRSRRTATWARPRNSDDGYSSDSILRHASSDFTKMGQRIFVFIVGGATRSELRVCHKLSTKLKREIVLGSSSLDDPPQFITKLKLLAANELSLDDLQI from the exons GATTATTATATGAAATGCTTCGATCAGCCAAAACAGGGGACTCAAAGTCAAGCTGGAAG GTGCTTATCATGGACAAGATAACTGTTAAAATAATGTCGTATGCATGCAAGATGGCGGATATCACGGAGGAAGGAGTTTCAT TGGTGGAGGACATACACAAGCGAAGACAGCCACTGCCAACCATGGATGCCATATATTTCATCCAGCCAACCAAAGAAAA CATCGTTATCTTTCTTTCTGATATGTCCGGAAGATCACCCTTGTATAGAAA GGCATTCATCTTCTTTAGCTCACCTGTATCTCGAGAGTTGGTTAGTCACATAAAGAAAGATGGAACTGTTTTATCTCGCATTGGCGCCTTGAGAGAG ATGAATCTGGAATACTTTTCCATAGATAGTCAG GGTTTTGTCACTGACAACGAGAGAGCTCTTGAGGATCTATTTGGGGATGACGAAAGTTCTCGTAAAGGTGATGCGTGTTTGAATTTGATGGCTACTCGTATAGCTACAGTATTTGCATCATTGAAG GAGTTTCCATCCGTGCGTTACCGTGCTGCCAAATCACTTGATCCTAATACAATGACCACTTTTCGCGATCTAATTCCTACAAAGCTGGCTGCTGCTATTTGGAACTGTCTCATGAAATATAAATCCAGCCTCCCTAACTTCCCCCAGTCAGAGACATGCGAACTGATAATTTTAGATAGATCTATTGACCAG ATTGCTCCGATTATACATGAATGGACATATGATGCGATGTGCCatgatttattaaatatggAAGGGAATAAATATGTTCATCAG GTCCCGAGCAAAACAGGTGGTCTTCCGGAGAAGAAAGAAGTCCTTTTGGAGGATCATGACCCCATTTGGCTTGAGCTCCGTCACTCTCATATAGCTGAT GCAAGTGAACGGTTGCATGAGAAGATGACAAACTTTGTGTCAAAAAATAAAGCTGCACAAATCCATGGTTCGAG GGATGGTGAACTGTCTACTCGGGATTTGCAAAAGATGGTTCAAGCTCTGCCTCAATATAGTGAACAAATTGAAAAGCTCTCCCTCCATGTTGAT ATTGCAGGAAAACTAAACAAACTTATCAGGGAATTGGGGCTTAAAGAAGTTGGGCAACTAGAGCAGGACCTGGTTTTTGGAGATGCTGCTACCAAAGACCTTATTAATTTTCTTAGAGTAAAAGAG GATGTATCACGTGAAAATAAGTTGcgattattgatgatttatgcTGCTGTTTATCCTGAGAAATTTGAGGATGGCAAAATTGGAAAACTAATGGAG TTGGCAAGGCTACCGATGGATGATATGAATGCAGTttataatatgaaatttttggAGGCATCATCAGACACCAAAAAAAGCTCGATTGTACCGTTTTCCCTTAAATTTGACGTTAACAAG AAGAAGCATGCTGCTCGAAAAGACCGTCCCGGTGAAGAATCGAGATGGCAATTGTCACGTTTTTACCCTGTAATAGAG GAACTCATTGAAAAACTTAGTAAAGGTGAACTACCAAAGAATGATTATCCATGTATGAATGATCCTAGTCCAACTTTTCATGGAACTGCTCAGGGAGCATCTGTAAGGACAGGTCAACTTCCACCTCCTCATTCAATGAGATCAAGACGGACAGCAACATGGGCTCGTCCTCGAAACTCTGATGATGGGTATTCAAG CGATTCGATTTTAAGGCATGCATCTAGTGATTTCACGAAGATGGGTCAACgaatttttgtgtttattgttgGTGGAGCAACACGATCTGAG CTACGGGTTTGCCACAAGTTGTCGACAAAGCTGAAACGAGAAATTGTTCTGGGATCATCCAGTCTTGATGATCCTCCACAATTTATCACG AAATTGAAGCTGTTAGCTGCAAATGAATTGTCTCTTGATGATCTTCAGATCTAG
- the LOC140970151 gene encoding SNARE-interacting protein KEULE-like isoform X2, with protein MDAIYFIQPTKENIVIFLSDMSGRSPLYRKAFIFFSSPVSRELVSHIKKDGTVLSRIGALREMNLEYFSIDSQGFVTDNERALEDLFGDDESSRKGDACLNLMATRIATVFASLKEFPSVRYRAAKSLDPNTMTTFRDLIPTKLAAAIWNCLMKYKSSLPNFPQSETCELIILDRSIDQIAPIIHEWTYDAMCHDLLNMEGNKYVHQVPSKTGGLPEKKEVLLEDHDPIWLELRHSHIADASERLHEKMTNFVSKNKAAQIHGSRDGELSTRDLQKMVQALPQYSEQIEKLSLHVDIAGKLNKLIRELGLKEVGQLEQDLVFGDAATKDLINFLRVKEDVSRENKLRLLMIYAAVYPEKFEDGKIGKLMELARLPMDDMNAVYNMKFLEASSDTKKSSIVPFSLKFDVNKKKHAARKDRPGEESRWQLSRFYPVIEELIEKLSKGELPKNDYPCMNDPSPTFHGTAQGASVRTGQLPPPHSMRSRRTATWARPRNSDDGYSSDSILRHASSDFTKMGQRIFVFIVGGATRSELRVCHKLSTKLKREIVLGSSSLDDPPQFITKLKLLAANELSLDDLQI; from the exons ATGGATGCCATATATTTCATCCAGCCAACCAAAGAAAA CATCGTTATCTTTCTTTCTGATATGTCCGGAAGATCACCCTTGTATAGAAA GGCATTCATCTTCTTTAGCTCACCTGTATCTCGAGAGTTGGTTAGTCACATAAAGAAAGATGGAACTGTTTTATCTCGCATTGGCGCCTTGAGAGAG ATGAATCTGGAATACTTTTCCATAGATAGTCAG GGTTTTGTCACTGACAACGAGAGAGCTCTTGAGGATCTATTTGGGGATGACGAAAGTTCTCGTAAAGGTGATGCGTGTTTGAATTTGATGGCTACTCGTATAGCTACAGTATTTGCATCATTGAAG GAGTTTCCATCCGTGCGTTACCGTGCTGCCAAATCACTTGATCCTAATACAATGACCACTTTTCGCGATCTAATTCCTACAAAGCTGGCTGCTGCTATTTGGAACTGTCTCATGAAATATAAATCCAGCCTCCCTAACTTCCCCCAGTCAGAGACATGCGAACTGATAATTTTAGATAGATCTATTGACCAG ATTGCTCCGATTATACATGAATGGACATATGATGCGATGTGCCatgatttattaaatatggAAGGGAATAAATATGTTCATCAG GTCCCGAGCAAAACAGGTGGTCTTCCGGAGAAGAAAGAAGTCCTTTTGGAGGATCATGACCCCATTTGGCTTGAGCTCCGTCACTCTCATATAGCTGAT GCAAGTGAACGGTTGCATGAGAAGATGACAAACTTTGTGTCAAAAAATAAAGCTGCACAAATCCATGGTTCGAG GGATGGTGAACTGTCTACTCGGGATTTGCAAAAGATGGTTCAAGCTCTGCCTCAATATAGTGAACAAATTGAAAAGCTCTCCCTCCATGTTGAT ATTGCAGGAAAACTAAACAAACTTATCAGGGAATTGGGGCTTAAAGAAGTTGGGCAACTAGAGCAGGACCTGGTTTTTGGAGATGCTGCTACCAAAGACCTTATTAATTTTCTTAGAGTAAAAGAG GATGTATCACGTGAAAATAAGTTGcgattattgatgatttatgcTGCTGTTTATCCTGAGAAATTTGAGGATGGCAAAATTGGAAAACTAATGGAG TTGGCAAGGCTACCGATGGATGATATGAATGCAGTttataatatgaaatttttggAGGCATCATCAGACACCAAAAAAAGCTCGATTGTACCGTTTTCCCTTAAATTTGACGTTAACAAG AAGAAGCATGCTGCTCGAAAAGACCGTCCCGGTGAAGAATCGAGATGGCAATTGTCACGTTTTTACCCTGTAATAGAG GAACTCATTGAAAAACTTAGTAAAGGTGAACTACCAAAGAATGATTATCCATGTATGAATGATCCTAGTCCAACTTTTCATGGAACTGCTCAGGGAGCATCTGTAAGGACAGGTCAACTTCCACCTCCTCATTCAATGAGATCAAGACGGACAGCAACATGGGCTCGTCCTCGAAACTCTGATGATGGGTATTCAAG CGATTCGATTTTAAGGCATGCATCTAGTGATTTCACGAAGATGGGTCAACgaatttttgtgtttattgttgGTGGAGCAACACGATCTGAG CTACGGGTTTGCCACAAGTTGTCGACAAAGCTGAAACGAGAAATTGTTCTGGGATCATCCAGTCTTGATGATCCTCCACAATTTATCACG AAATTGAAGCTGTTAGCTGCAAATGAATTGTCTCTTGATGATCTTCAGATCTAG
- the LOC140970176 gene encoding ATP-dependent Clp protease proteolytic subunit-related protein 2, chloroplastic-like isoform X2 yields MSLLHSSCLQSTTDISQTSLSCGSKVYVGLRAQSPNSYRIEKPNLNVEFHNQVYKSIALSGSKPTRGRVSMMPIGTPRVPYRNVAEGTWQWVDLWNALYRERVIFIGQHIDEEFSNQILATMLYLDSVDDSKKLFFYINGPGGDLTPSMAIYDTMQSLKSPIGTHCVGFAYNLATFLLAAGEKGYRYAMPLSRIALQSPAGSARGQADDIRNEADELLRIRDYLFKELAKKTGQPIDKVYNDLNRMKRFNAQEALEYGLIDRIVRPSRIKADAPPKDSTAGLG; encoded by the exons ATGTCTCTTCTCCATTCTTCATGTCTCCAATCCACGACTGATATATCTCAGACTTCTCTCAG CTGCGGGAGCAAAGTCTATGTGGGATTACGAGCGCAATCCCCAA ATTCTTACAGGATTGAAAAGCCCAATTTAAATGTGGAATTTCACAATCAAGTTTACAAAAGCATTGCGTTGAG TGGCAGCAAACCGACTCGGGGTCGAGTCTCAATGATGCCCATTGGAACACCTAGAGTGCCATATAGGAATGTTGCCGAGGGAACATGGCAGTGGGTCGATCTATGGAATGCTCTT TACCGTGAACGTGTTATTTTTATCGGTCAACACATTGATGAAGAGTTCAGTAACCAGATACTTGCAACGATGTTATACCTTGATAGTGTTGACGATTCGAAGAAGCTTTTCTTTTACATCAATGGGCCTGGAGGAGAT CTTACTCCTAGCATGGCTATATATGATACTATGCAAAGCTTGAAAAGTCCCATTGGCACACACTGTGTGGGATTTGCATATAATCTCGCAACCTTTCTTCTTGCTGCTGGAGAAAAG GGCTATCGTTATGCCATGCCTCTTTCAAGAATTGCGTTACAGTCTCCGGCTGGTTCTGCTCGTGGACAG GCTGATGACATTCGTAATGAAGCAGATGAGCTTCTACGCATAAGAGATTATCTTTTCAAGGAGTTGGCTAAGAAAACAGGTCAGCCCATCGATAag GTTTACAATGACTTGAACCGAATGAAGCGCTTCAATGCTCAGGAAGCTCTTGAATATGGTCTCATCGACCGGATAGTTAGGCCTTCACGTATAAAAGCAGATGCCCCGCCAAAGGATTCTACCGCAGGTCTTGGTTAA
- the LOC140970176 gene encoding ATP-dependent Clp protease proteolytic subunit-related protein 2, chloroplastic-like isoform X1: MSLLHSSCLQSTTDISQTSLSCGSKVYVGLRAQSPNSYRIEKPNLNVEFHNQVYKSIALRSSGSKPTRGRVSMMPIGTPRVPYRNVAEGTWQWVDLWNALYRERVIFIGQHIDEEFSNQILATMLYLDSVDDSKKLFFYINGPGGDLTPSMAIYDTMQSLKSPIGTHCVGFAYNLATFLLAAGEKGYRYAMPLSRIALQSPAGSARGQADDIRNEADELLRIRDYLFKELAKKTGQPIDKVYNDLNRMKRFNAQEALEYGLIDRIVRPSRIKADAPPKDSTAGLG, from the exons ATGTCTCTTCTCCATTCTTCATGTCTCCAATCCACGACTGATATATCTCAGACTTCTCTCAG CTGCGGGAGCAAAGTCTATGTGGGATTACGAGCGCAATCCCCAA ATTCTTACAGGATTGAAAAGCCCAATTTAAATGTGGAATTTCACAATCAAGTTTACAAAAGCATTGCGTTGAG ATCTAGTGGCAGCAAACCGACTCGGGGTCGAGTCTCAATGATGCCCATTGGAACACCTAGAGTGCCATATAGGAATGTTGCCGAGGGAACATGGCAGTGGGTCGATCTATGGAATGCTCTT TACCGTGAACGTGTTATTTTTATCGGTCAACACATTGATGAAGAGTTCAGTAACCAGATACTTGCAACGATGTTATACCTTGATAGTGTTGACGATTCGAAGAAGCTTTTCTTTTACATCAATGGGCCTGGAGGAGAT CTTACTCCTAGCATGGCTATATATGATACTATGCAAAGCTTGAAAAGTCCCATTGGCACACACTGTGTGGGATTTGCATATAATCTCGCAACCTTTCTTCTTGCTGCTGGAGAAAAG GGCTATCGTTATGCCATGCCTCTTTCAAGAATTGCGTTACAGTCTCCGGCTGGTTCTGCTCGTGGACAG GCTGATGACATTCGTAATGAAGCAGATGAGCTTCTACGCATAAGAGATTATCTTTTCAAGGAGTTGGCTAAGAAAACAGGTCAGCCCATCGATAag GTTTACAATGACTTGAACCGAATGAAGCGCTTCAATGCTCAGGAAGCTCTTGAATATGGTCTCATCGACCGGATAGTTAGGCCTTCACGTATAAAAGCAGATGCCCCGCCAAAGGATTCTACCGCAGGTCTTGGTTAA
- the LOC140970174 gene encoding protein DETOXIFICATION 56-like yields the protein MEERVAEKADDHHDVPPSLSPHSTLKRAENSTLSELKTQCRIAIPLTVMNLTWFAKLVISTAFLGRLGNLSLAGGTLGFTFANVTGFSVLSGLCGAMEPMCGQAFGAKNFRLLHRTLTMATLLLLSATIPIAFLWLNVDKILIHLGQERDISITARHYLAYLLPDLVITSFLCPLKAYLSTQNITVPIMLSSAFAVALHIPINVLLSRAKGLEGVSMAAWITDLIVVILLGLYVLITEKKGGDKWKEGGWWELRGIDDWIKLLKLSGPCCLTTCLEWWCYEIMVLLTGRLPNAKQAVGVLAIVLNFDYLLYSVMLSLATCASIRVSNELGALNARIAYRSAYVSLCISIILGFLGGSIMVSARGVWGPLFSGDEGIVRNVKRMMLWMAIVEVVNFPLAVCGGIVRGTARPWLGMYANICGFYLVALPLGVVLGFRIHLGLGGLLMGFLCGMVVCLVLVFVFVARIDWDDEVEKARMLTSNSQQDCEHHVKNVNS from the coding sequence ATGGAAGAAAGAGTAGCAGAGAAAGCTGATGATCATCACGACGTCCCTCCTTCTCTCTCACCCCATAGCACCCTAAAACGCGCTGAAAATTCTACTCTCTCTGAGCTCAAAACACAGTGTCGGATCGCGATTCCATTGACTGTAATGAATTTAACTTGGTTTGCCAAATTGGTCATATCCACCGCGTTTCTTGGCCGGTTAGGGAACCTTTCGTTGGCGGGAGGGACTCTCGGTTTCACCTTTGCTAATGTGACGGGTTTTTCTGTGTTGAGTGGACTTTGTGGAGCCATGGAACCTATGTGTGGCCAAGCTTTTGGAGCAAAGAACTTCAGGCTATTGCACAGGACCCTTACCATGGCAACATTGTTACTGCTCTCAGCAACCATTCCAATCGCTTTCTTATGGCTCAATGTGGATAAGATCTTAATCCACCTCGGCCAAGAAAGAGATATCTCAATCACTGCAAGGCATTACCTTGCTTATCTCCTTCCTGATTTGGTTATAACTTCGTTCTTGTGTCCACTTAAAGCATACCTAAGCACACAGAACATCACAGTTCCGATTATGTTAAGCTCGGCTTTCGCAGTGGCACTTCACATCCCAATCAACGTGCTACTTTCACGAGCAAAAGGGCTTGAAGGGGTTTCAATGGCAGCGTGGATCACTGATCTGATAGTTGTGATTTTACTCGGTTTGTATGTTTTGATAACCGAGAAGAAAGGAGGAGATAAATGGAAAGAAGGAGGGTGGTGGGAGTTACGTGGGATTGATGATTGGATTAAGCTTCTCAAGCTATCTGGTCCATGTTGCCTCACAACTTGTCTCGAATGGTGGTGCTACGAGATAATGGTCTTGCTCACGGGCCGATTACCGAACGCTAAGCAAGCCGTCGGAGTTCTAGCAATCGTGCTGAATTTCGATTACTTGCTCTACTCGGTCATGTTATCTCTAGCCACATGTGCTTCAATTCGTGTGTCCAACGAACTAGGTGCGTTAAACGCTAGAATCGCTTACCGTTCGGCTTATGTTTCTCTATGCATCAGCATAATTTTGGGCTTTCTCGGTGGGTCGATAATGGTGTCCGCGAGAGGTGTATGGGGACCATTGTTTAGTGGTGATGAAGGGATTGTAAGAAACGTGAAGAGAATGATGCTTTGGATGGCCATTGTGGAAGTGGTGAATTTCCCGTTGGCCGTGTGCGGCGGCATCGTGCGGGGAACGGCTAGGCCATGGCTTGGGATGTATGCTAATATTTGCGGGTTCTATTTAGTTGCGTTGCCTCTCGGAGTGGTGCTAGGGTTTAGAATTCATCTTGGACTAGGGGGGTTGTTGATGGGATTCTTGTGTGGAATGgttgtttgtttggttttggtTTTTGTGTTTGTTGCGAGGATTGATTGGGATGATGAGGTGGAGAAGGCACGGATGCTCACTAGTAATTCTCAACAAGATTGTGAACATCATGTCAAGAACGTTAATTCATGA